The segment TGGGGGAGGAGGCAAGGAGAAACTAATAATTATGGTCGAGGTTGATGATATATTGCAATCACGCCAAAGAAGCTCACACTTTAACACCAGATAAAAATAGAAGTTCTGATTTGAATGCGAGTCCGGGAGGCTGGGAACATTTTTGTGCTGCTACAAGGGTATTTATGTTCGCCCCCTGAGACACTTTCCCACAATTCACTGAAAGGCTAGAAAGATGAAATGAAGTAAGATTAACAGCAATCCACCGTTTAACAATCCTGCTGGATAAACTGTAATTTAAAGAGAACTGATAAGTAAATCTGCCATTTTTTCTGCGCTTTGTTAAGTTCACTCCTCTTACACATTTAATAAGGACAGCGCATGTCTTTTAAGTGGAGAAGCAATCATCGAATATACTTTAATAGGTCGTTGTAAAAATAACATTGCAAAATATTTAACCTGGAAATAACATATTGAGTCATATTCGTTGATTGTGGGtcacttttgtgtgtgtgtgtgtgtgtgtgtgtctgtatattcgtgtgtgtgtgtgtgtatgtgtctgtgtctgcatgttcgtgtgtgaatgtgtgcgtgtctgtgtgttcgtgtgcgtgagtctgtgtgtgtgcgtgagtgtgcgcctgtgtgttcgTGCGTGTGCTCCACCTGAAAATGTTTAGGTTCTGAATTAATCATAGACTAATGACAAGCAATCCTGTATATGTCTAATTGGTTATAATGGCAGCAACGTTAGACTTCATCCAGTGGAACTGACTgcgatattaaaaatatatattttattcatcTTATTTGTGGAACCATCTAAATTGTGATAAGTTAACAATGCAATTGTTGGAAAATTCGCTGAATCTCTGAAGCACAGAAATACAAATACCACAGGCAATTTGGCGttaactaaatatatatatatacgtgccaATACGAAATTCACATTAGTTCATTTCCATTCACCTAACCTTAAACTACCCATAGTTCGGGCATAAATACACAGTCGTTATACAGGCTCGGTATCTAAATGCAATTGAGGATGATGGGATTGACATCTTCAATTTAATTGCCACTAAAAATAAGCCTTTTTTTTGTTTCCCCCTATTCTGTGGCGAAATAATCAGATGGTCCGTCATTAATATTTGATTTCCCCCAATCTGTTGATCTTTTAAATTAGGCCGCTCGGATTTTGACTGCGGTTCCACAGAAGCTGAAAACAGGAAAACATCAAGTCGCGTTTGGAAAAATCAGGCTGAGATTTTATTTACAAACATTTCCGAGTCCATTGTTTCGCGAGAGATAGAGAAGGGGAGGGAAAAAACACAGCCGCATAAATTAGTAAACGCTCTGAGTAATAGTTCTTACAAAAATACAAttcaaagatttttttgtttcgttTTTCTCTCGCCTCCCTCCTGCCCACTCCGTGTACAGAGACAATatttcaacaacaaaaaacccTGCTTTTCGTCGCATCGCACTTCCAAGTGCGGTGACATTTTCGGGTCAGTGGCCGTTTTCTCTGCAAATAATGAGTTGAATTTCTTTCCCATATTTCGTCAAGATTTACCTTCATTTGTTACTCCCCGGGTTTGTGAATTGGAAGGTTTGTGTTGAACAAAGAGTGTTATTtgtggctggtgtgtgtgtgtgtgtgtgtgtgtgtgtgtgtgtgtgtgtgtgtgtgtgagtgagtgtgtgtgcgcgagtgtgtgtgtgtgtgtgtgtgtgtgtgcgtgtgtgtgcgtgagtgtgtgtgttttaatTAATTATAAACAAAATCGTTTTGGCACTTATTGGAAAGTAGGACGGTTTTTCTTTTCAGGACAAGTCTGACACCTACCTGCGAACCGGGGAAAAGTTCAAGTTAACACTTTTGAACCGAACGGGGACTCCAAACACAATCTCATCGCAAcgttgaggaggggggaatgtagGCAGGGAAAATAAATAGCCTAAGAAAAAAAAACTTGTGACCAACACCGGGAAATTAAACGAATTTACGCGGTCCACCAAAAGTACTTGACTGGTCGAGTTGTCGAtgagagaggtgtgtgtgtgtatattatctAACACTGGTGTCACTGAGTATTCCCGTTGTCATTGCCTCGTATATCGCACCACTGTGGGGGTTTTTTTGCGATTGTAATGAGGACTAAATTTGGCATAAAATCGAACTCATTAGCAAAGTTCACCAGCTGATTGCTTTGCATAAAACACGACACTGATTAGATGTAATTAGGTTAGAGGATGGCACTTTAGTTTTTCGCCTTCTTATTCCAGCCAGTTTTCCCCCTACTTCACCAGCTGCACGGTTAAAGTGCCACACACTCTCTAGCCCGGACTAATTGTCTTTTAGAGTAACGCATTAACAACCcccaaaacaaaaccaaaaaacaAGCCAACAGCAATGCTtgcccggtgtgtgtgtgtgtgtgtaagctaAAACTGtgttttaattaaatatttacaATTTCTTTGTCAGCAGCGATCTTTGAAATtattttgttgggtttttttgtaTGTCTTTCGTTGACACCTTTCCCACCCGCCCCGATTTCCAGAGAAACAGTTTTCGTCTTAAATTAAACTGCTACCGTGTTAATTATGAAACACTTCCAAAAAAAACACAGATttatattatatatgtatatatattatacGAAAGAACAACATTAATATCTGTACAAGAGACTCGTTTCATAATTTACTTCAAAGAGGGTGTATTATCCTTTTTAAATACAAAAATGCTACATTAAATATACAGAATTAGTCTCAATACAAATTAATCCGTGGTTGGTTAAGACGTTTTTTTTTCCAGATGTTACTTTCGGACAGTTTGAATCGACCGTTTGGAATATAACAGAAACTAAACTTCTTTGTTACTTTATACCACATTGACGGCGAAATTTGTCAAGGTAAAGATAATAAATAGTGTCCAGAGATTCGGCGAAGAACCATTATTAAATGTTCGACATACCTTTCTTCAAATCATAAGGCGATACGTCCTTATACTGGTCTGATGGCGCCGGACTCTTTGTTTTAGACTCCGGGCAGAGTTTTGCCAACGCTTCTGCTCTGCTTAAGACAGTCTGACTTAATCCATTAGAACTGAAGTGATTCGTGCCGCTGCTGTGAAGGTGTCCGAAAGTGCCATAGTTCGTGTAGCCCGTGTAGAAGGGGGAAGTGTAGTAGAGAGGCCGGCCCAACACGGCGCTGTTCGGGTAGGGGCAAGGTGAACGAGTTGGCGACACAGCAGAACAACCGTGGCCCGAACAAGCGCTCAGCGACTGCTGCTCGTTCTGCTCTTTCGACTTGTCCGAGGTGGCGATCTCCGCTAACGACCAGAGTTTGGGCTTGGAGCTTGCGGCCGGGGGCGAGTGGATGACTGAAGTCACAGTACAGTTCGGCGTGTCGCTGGGAAGAGTGTGGGCTAGGTTTGTATGTGCATTTTCCATGTCCGAGTCGTGACTTTCGCGTCGGAGCTCGGTTCGGTGAGGAACAGCCAGGACTGAACTAGTAGCTTTGGGCGAGTGAAGGGTCTCTTTTTCCTCCGAATCTTTAAATTCCGAATCGCTGAGGATCTGCTCACTATCTTTACCGAGGTCTTGTTGGCCCTGAAACCTGTCGCAGGCAATTTCTATCACGTCTGTTTTCTGGTCCCCTGTTTCAAAGAGTTGAGAGAGAGACAATAAAATCACATTTCATTAATCAAACATTTTAACCACAATCTAATTGCATTCACTTCAAGAGAACATTCACAATTGTACACGTTGTTTAAACCCAACAATTGCATTTTACTTTGAGGCAGTATTTCTAAAATACGTGTTAGAtactgctgatttacaccgaagacaagacacacaaaatgctggagtaactcagcgggtaaatgctggagtaactgcctgtcccgctgagttacaccagcattttgtgtctatctttctaaaaaaaaaaagatgttaaGTTTGTGGAGACATTTCCATGCAGCGAAAATTACAATTCCAACGAAAATTTGGTGTGTTCTTTTGCATTTTGCGTGCGTtataaataataaactaaaaatcCGCCAGCGCCCATATTggaattgatttctctaaaatATTAATTAATTTCTTACCTGGAGCTGGTTCGGCCGAGTTGTCTTTCTCCAAAGGTTTCTGCGGCTGGTCGTCGTCGTTTTTCTCCAGGTCAATGTTCTCTTCCTCCTCTTCGTCCTCGCTCCTGTTTCTCGGGGTCCAGGTCATCTTGTTCTCCTTCTTCAGCCTTCGCCGGGCGTTGGCGAACCAGGTGGACACTTGGGTCAGCGTCATTTTGGTGATGATGGCCAACATGATCTTCTCGCCTTTGGTGGGGTAGGGGTTCTTCCTGTGCTCGCTCAGCCACGCTTTCAGGGTAGCCGTGGCGTCTCTGGTGGCATTTTTCCGGTAAGCCGGGTCGCCGTAGGGGTAAGATCCTAGAGGGGCAGCGTACGGGTGATATCCTATAGATCCAGCCATGCCCGGGGTGTGATCATAGGGTGATCCCTGAGATTACAAACAGCCGTCAACATCGCCTTTTGTACCAAACGCATTCAACTGTAAacccctttttttttgtttaacacTGTGAGATAATTTATTTAAACCTGCCAGCTTTGGAAGATTATAATAAAAGCgcctgattatatatatatatgtatatatgtatatatatatatgtatatatatatatatatatatattgaaaacatcattccctccccccaccaccaccccctacgCCAACGCTTAACTAAAATCCAAATTGCGTTCAAATAAGAGATTGAGATGCCCCTGAAAAGTTTGTGTTGATCGGCGGTGTGGGCGAAGCGCCGttcattgtgtctgtgtgtgtgtggttggacACACGGGCGTGTGTTTGTATCGTcgcggcggtgtgtgtgtgtgtatgtgtgtgtagaaAGCACAACTTACCACGTACGAAGTGAAGGCGGCGGTGGGGTCGGTGCTGTACTGGAGATGGCTGTTGTAGCCGCCCGGGGAAGGAGCGGAGAAGGCGGCCGATCCGGCGTACGGGCTGAAGGCTGATCCCGACGAAGACCGACCAAGTTCATCCGTCCTCGGCCCCGAGATGACGCTGGTGCTGTAAGCCGGGCACGAGTACAGAGCTAACGAGGCTGACGGCTGGTATAAGTAACCCTGAGGATACGACATGGTTAGTGATAATGCGCTTCTGTGCGCGAATCAAGACacccttttttttcccccaaggcttttaaagaaaatatatatatatgtatgtatatatatataatgtggaaCTGGGCGAACCGGCAGATTGCCTGGGTCTGCGTTCTCAGCTCCGAGCGGACTCATCCGGTGTTTACTTGCTTGCAGAAGTTTTTCTTTTGCATAGGGCTGtctagaaagaaaaaaaagtcctGCGAGATGAGATGCAAGTTAGAAATTCGGGATTTCTGACGCCTTCTACGCACTCACAGCTCCTCCTACGATGGGTGGTATCAACATAAGAAAACTCTAGCATGCTGGGGTACCACAGCTAACCTAATGagagaatctctctctctctctctccctccctccctccctctctggcgGAACAAGAATCATTTCAAGACTCGACTCAGCCGGCCCCTGGATGGCAATCTTTTACCAAGCAACTAAACTTTAGTTTGCTCATGCTCAACGTGACAGAAGCCTGGTGAATCAGACCCACGGAGGGTGGGAGAAGAAGAAGACGAGGAAGATACAAAAAAAAATACAGGCACAACCGTGAAACTTGCCAATTTAAAACGCTCCCAAAGTACGCTCCTTCGACgcgcagaaggaactgcagatgccgggttttcaccgaagatgaacacagaatgccggggtaactcagcgggacaggcagcatctgggtctCTGAAAGAagggggtatcgacccgaaacatcacccagagatgctgcctgtcccgccgagttactccagcattttgtgtctctttgcgTTTCTTAAACTCTCCTTGAAATTTAAAATTGCAGCCCCGGAATTAATTACAATTCTGGCGTGTGTGTGCGCCCGATTTGTGTGTGTCATTACAGGTGTATCACTCCTGTATAAAATGTTGTAAAGGATaggctttctttttttttttaaacaacaaagATTACAAAATAAATGTGGGAAATATAATTCTTTAAGATGCGGGTGGAATAATCTGTCCGAGGCGAAACATCAGCCAACCTTTTtgttctccagcattctgtgttactccagcattttgtgtctatctccttaaAGATAAAATAAAACGCGCTAGAGACTCACTCACCCAAGCCGTCTCCATGAACCCCGCGAGTTATCCAGTCAATAATCCCAACAATATATCGGTCTCCAGCCAGTGCCAATACTAAATGATGCGCAGTGATTCTAGCTTCGGCGCCTCGCCTGGGCGAGGTAGAAGTGCATCTGGCTTTCGCACTTGTGATTGCCGGCCGGTGACTTGGCTGCCaattgtgtgcgcctgtgtgttggGGCGTGGGGGCGAGCACAGGATCGGCAGTGATGGTCTGCCTGGATGTGATGTCACTTGACCACCGGCTGACTCTCACACTTCAATAAGTGACCACTTGGGTCAGGAACTAGGACGCACCTCGCCTCCCTTGGAGGAGGTGGAAGGGATTGGTCGTAAGctgtaggagcagaatcaggccattgaaGTCAACACCgccatctatctctccttcctaaccccattcccctggcttctccccataacataacccctgacactcgcactaatcaagaatctatctatctctgccttaaaaatatccattgacttggcctccaccgccgtctgtgggttgagttgagttgagtttattgtcacatgtactgaggtacagttgaaaagcttttttttgttgcgtgctaaccagccagcggaaagacaatacatgattacaatcgagccgtccacagtgtacagatacatgataaagggaaccgtacacagtgtacagatacataataaagggaataacgtgaataacattcagtgcaacataaagtccagtaaagtctgatcaaagatagtctgaagatccccaatgaggtagatagtagctcaagaccGCTCTGTcattgttggtagggtggttcagttgcctgaatctggagctgtggattttcacacttctgcagctgatgcccgatgggagaggggagacgagggagtggccggggtgcgactggtccttgattaaaaGCCTTGTTGACTCCTTCACTCTACCTGAGGACCTCTAATCAAGGTCGagtcgagtcgcaccccggccactccctcttctcctctcccccatctccttgTTAGCAGTACCTTGAAATCACTCCAGGGTATTGGCTATTATGATGTGCCGTTAACAGTGCACTATTAATCTGATGAGGTGATTTGATTCAATTTTGGGCCTGCCTGTATTTTCTTCTGACAGCAGCTGTCAGTGCAGTCTATAACATTAATGCAAAATGGGACTCACGCTGAAAGATCAACAATTGTGATTGTCATTACTGAAAATTTATTGAGGAATAATTTGCAGTAGGTTCATGGAACGCACACAGAAGCAGAATCCCCTACCCACCCTCAACCTCCCAGTCTCCTCAACGCTGTATTTGATGGTTgcaggttgggaagaagctaATTTTGAATATTGGCTACCAATTGACATTCGCATGTAGCAGTCATTAGCAAGCCTTGCCAGATGATGATAAAGCATAATGAGTAGACAGTACGTACATAGCATGTACGAAAAAAAAGTGTGTAAGAATGAATtgctgatactggtttacaccaaagatagacacaaaatgctggagtaactcagtgggtcaggaagcatctctggagacaaggaataggtaacgtttcgagttgagaccctttatcagaatgGAAAATAATCCAGCTGTAACAATAAACTCAAAAAGCAAGTGCattcaataataataaataatcatTTACAAAATCTATTCTTTGGCTATAAAATACTCTTGCacatattaaaaaatattaagCCCCACATATTAATTATTCTATATATTGAAAAATAGAAATCGATTAATGGAAATGACCAAACTTAAAATTTGAAACTAATGTGCATTTCACAAAACATAATTGTGCTTTATAAAACATGACTTATTTGCCGCACAGGAAACTGGGGTCTTGAGGAAAACCAtcttgattttaatttttttgtggTTCAAATTAGTGGAGGTAACTGAGTTGGAGAATAGTTAATGTATGAACGCCTTACTGACTATAGGTCAACAATTTCTCCTTTTCAAGATAAAGGACAATGTAGAAGAGTTCCATACGTGATTTTTATTTTggaaactaaatgctggagtaactcagcgggtcaggcagcatctctggagaaaaggaataggtgacattttgggccgagacccttcttcagactgattattattttgtttattacCTTCCATTCAGGTAATTGAGTAACAATTTTGTTGTACATATTTTGTTGCACAATCTATCGATccatttttaaaattttcattgtATAACACAATAAAATTCGTGGTTTTATATTTTCCAATCCGTGCAAACATTTGGTATAACTTAAGAACACATTTTGAAAACATTAATTATAAGCATTGAGTTGGATTTACAATCTGAGGTGGCCTGCAACCCatcagtgttggggggggggtttctGAACCTAGGCTCAAGTACAACATTTCCTTTGACTGTTTGGACTAACATGCACTAAGTAAGACACTGTTCATCCCATGCagcccccattgttcttcacataTGTCTGTAGCCACTCCCCCTGTCCACAAAGTCTTTCACAACTGTCTCAATGAAAGGCAGTGAAGAAGTTGTCCGCAGAAGATGTGTCATTTGTAGTTAACTTAAGTTAATAGTCACACCCACATTGGAGCCTGAAGATTCTGGTTTCGAGTGCCGCTCAACAAACTGAACacagtagacacagaatgctggagtaactcagtgggtcaggcagcatctctggagagaaggaaagagtgacgtttcgggtcgagacccttcttcaatcttcaGTCTATTCTCCAACTTAGTTACCTCACTAATTTGAACcacaaaaagtctgaagaagggtctcgacccgaattgccacccattccttctctccagagatgctgcctgacccgctgagttactccagcattttgtgtctaccttcgatttaaaccagcatctgcagttccccgacACAAACTGAATACAGTTATCTGGGCTTACTATCCAGTTCcaaaaaaagatagacacaaaatgctggagtaactcagcgggtcaggcaacatctctggaaaaaaggaataggtgatgtttcgggtcgagtcccttcttcagatagagtcacgggaaagggaaacgagggagagggaaactggaggtttgaaaaggtacagagaaaatcagagctggcaccgatgaccaaggaaaggtggagtacACAATGGTcagttgttggctgtggaagaagtgcacagaaggggagcagcaaaagagggtgttgcagaactcctattggagagaggaggaggactacttcaaagtaggcatacctagaggagatttcacagtagaGCAGAGACACCTGCATTGTCAGGAATGTTGGCATTATGGTTGAAACTAAACCAAGGAACCATAAGAATCCTGACGTGCGCATGAAAGACCATGTGGAATACTTTACAGGAGGAGTAAGGCAGATATCCTTGACATTCAACCACTATGTATCTCTCAATCAACATCTCTACAATACACATTATCTGGTCCTTATCATTATCTCTGTTTGTGGGACAATGCTACGTACAAATTGGCTGTTGCTGATTAATTCCAACCAAAGGCAAGGTCTTGACACTAGTTTTATCAAGTGACCAAGAGTTGTTCAAGTGGGAATTTGCTGGGAAAGTAGATCTGTTAGGTTTCACAGCTACAGCACTGCAATATTGACTCCAGTGTTATGCTGGTAACTGTTGCAAAAATGGAGAACGTTGAAGGTTTAAAAAGGACCAATATTGTATGTCAAAATTTGGCTGTAATATTTGATTTGCTATACCCAATGAAGTCGGCATCAAAATTCACATCTGATTTAACAGAATTTACAACTTTTATacaagactgggtttgtatatcTATCTACCAGGATGAATGCTACACCTTTTCCCATTATCAGCTGAAAATTATAATTCTCATTACAGACTGTGATCATGGAAACTCACAGTACATGAAAACAAATATTACGCTCAAAACAGGTAAAAGTGTTAGGTGCATTACAGTCAAGTGACAACCATACACTGAGAAGATATTATAAGCTGCACATTATGACATATTTTATTGTTTGCTAATGTTATCCACATAACCATAATGCTTGTTGTGGTTACCTTATTACTTCCacacaaaaaaaatctattttaccACATGGCACTTTTCAATCAATCTTTGTGAAATGCTTGGAGTCCAACTACATTATATTTATAGACACACATAACCCCTCTGAGAAAAGCAGAGACATTTGCTTCAAAATTTGATATCCCACTTAGATTTATAATGTGTTTTATTTTCTTTTGCTCTGATATACAGGTGGCCCGACAAGTTGACTATTTATTTGTGTGATAGATAACTTAATAAATGAAAACTCAATAAATGAACAACAGATATAGTGAAAAAAAACCTGAAGTCCTTAATGGAGTCAcagacagtccacagttcatagtTTAAatagtgttgtgtggtgttcaagagcctgatggttgttgggaagaagcctttcttgaacttggaggtcaTGGGTCACACATTCATAAATTAGTCTACTTTCCTGTACTATCCATCATTATATACATCAACCTTCCTCGCACAGATCAATTAAATGAGTTCCAAACAACTTGGACAAAGTTTTTAGGTACGTGTGAAAATAATTGCTCCGCGTTAAAACCAACTTTCCATTGGAAAACTTGAAACAAGAAGACAACAGTGTCTCCCTCCAGCTGCTGCACAGTTGTGGAACAGCTGCTGACAACATCTGTCCATTCTGAGGTATTGCATGTGCTGATTCATTTTGACTTTTGATGGTTGAATATTTTGGTAACTTCAGTTAATGCTCCTTCTCTTTACACTCCAAGACGGCCATGACAGTCTAAAAAAGCCAGTGGATTGTTTCATAATCTCTGTATGGCATGTACCCGGTTCAGTTCTTGTGATCACTGAAcacattgttggagatggagacgtAAGGCGATGGACTATATTGAAAtatctttgagtttagtttattgtcacgtgtaccgaggtacagtgaaaaggttatgttgcgtgccaaccagtcagcagaaagacaatacacgattacaatagagccatccacaatgcatgttcaagggaatatcgtgaataatgtttagtgcaagataaagccagtaaagtccgatcacagatagtccgagggtctccaatgaggtggcgACCTCATGCTGGTGCTAATGTGGGTTACTAATATATTTGATAACATTATGCTACATTAATGTTATCCAACCCATTGATGCAGTGGTGTGAGGATGTAAAATAAGAAAAGGAAGAATGGACTGTCaaaatgtacactttaaccatcAGATGAATTCAACACAGGTCTAAACAGAGGCCACAATTACAAGATGTCTTCATTTAATATAATTAGATATTCTGCCAATATAAATGTTGATATTAGCAGGGGGTCATTTTATGATTAGCTCACTAATTTGGTGCAGGTCTTCATTTATTCTTGTTATTTTAacttgcaaaaaaaaataaaaaatcccattaatTGATTAAAGTGtcatcagctaacaatggcttggagTTGGTGCCCCGAGAGTAAAAAAACCTTTTATGTGTGAATTTGGATCATATCCAGACTGTACGTTTGTGCAAGACACAAATCAAAGGCTTGTTATTTAGGTTGAAAGACTTCTCTGGCGATCCTTCACGATGCCATCGAGTCACATCTAGAAAGAGGTCACCCAACTTCATATTATGAGGAAGAAGCATGTGTAGTTGTTTCTCTTCGAGTGTAAACAGTTCTTGAATTTAAAGCTCGTTAAGCGAATACACAGCAATTGTTTAGTTTCCGTAAGTACCACAGAGATTTCTATCAATTAAAATCTTCCGACAATATTTATCTGAAATATGCACTCGGCGAGTTCAATGATTCCCCTCTGCTGTCGAGCAGTAATCCAACTGCAATGCTTTGCATAAGAGCTAAAGTTAGCTACCAAATATTAAATGGAGAGAGCTGGCGTTGTTTGGTCTGTGCCCAATAATTCGAAGAATGGCAAAGATCATTTAAAAGAATAAATCGACCAAAGATGAAAAAAACAACCCGATTCAGCAGTTGATTCAGGAGAACCCGTTCTGTTCAGCTTTCTTGTGTGGTTTACGAATGGTATTAATTACTTGGAGAATTCCGAATTTAGACGAGAGTCTCTTTACAACGCGGAGCAAACCGGCTGATTCGCGGCATTTCACACTCTCAAGCTCAAAATGAGTGTTTACCGGTGGATATAAGCGAATAAACGAACCAGGTATCCCCTCTAGAAAACTCATAAAAGGGTAGAAGCGAAAGCAGATTAAAACCATATGAACTGGGATAAATCCCTGCCGATCAACGAATGTAATCTCCTTTGATTCCACCAGATATATTTCCCAACACGAACATATCCCGGTTTATTTAATTCTCTTTGTCTGCTTATAGCTCAAGCCCCCATCTCAGCGGGAAACCTCGCAAATCGATAGTTTTCAAAGTCTTTTGCCCTGCGAAATTAATCAGCGCATTGCATATTATTGCCTTTAGCCTTCCCTATGTTAACAACGTCCTTTTTACTCTCCAATATCATGCTCTGATATCACTCCGTGTTAATGATTGATTGAGATGTTTGTTCATATTCATCTATTTATAATCCGTTTTTGTTACTTTCAATTACGTTTCTTTGGCGTGGATTAAAGGCTTAATGCTACATCTTTCCGAAA is part of the Rhinoraja longicauda isolate Sanriku21f chromosome 6, sRhiLon1.1, whole genome shotgun sequence genome and harbors:
- the irx5a gene encoding Iroquois homeobox protein 5a, with the protein product MSPLGAENADPGNLPGYLYQPSASLALYSCPAYSTSVISGPRTDELGRSSSGSAFSPYAGSAAFSAPSPGGYNSHLQYSTDPTAAFTSYVGSPYDHTPGMAGSIGYHPYAAPLGSYPYGDPAYRKNATRDATATLKAWLSEHRKNPYPTKGEKIMLAIITKMTLTQVSTWFANARRRLKKENKMTWTPRNRSEDEEEEENIDLEKNDDDQPQKPLEKDNSAEPAPGDQKTDVIEIACDRFQGQQDLGKDSEQILSDSEFKDSEEKETLHSPKATSSVLAVPHRTELRRESHDSDMENAHTNLAHTLPSDTPNCTVTSVIHSPPAASSKPKLWSLAEIATSDKSKEQNEQQSLSACSGHGCSAVSPTRSPCPYPNSAVLGRPLYYTSPFYTGYTNYGTFGHLHSSGTNHFSSNGLSQTVLSRAEALAKLCPESKTKSPAPSDQYKDVSPYDLKKASVEPQSKSERPNLKDQQIGGNQILMTDHLIISPQNRGKQKKGLFLVAIKLKMSIPSSSIAFRYRACITTVYLCPNYG